One stretch of Corynebacterium callunae DSM 20147 DNA includes these proteins:
- a CDS encoding DUF6541 family protein: protein MLMTVWIAVLVFTVPGLVVSWVSGLKVPWALAASIPATFGIYGFAAWVLGTMDMRFDLRSVTISTLIFLVVALLWRLIFIGGWALKKRRKQPVEETESATVSEETTTSADEITEENIEPAEPAQKRGFWAAVYGYMRNGGILDHRWLLPAAGVITGAWIIIDRALDLLLSTSHGLDDIFQGWDVHWHASTVRFIEETGIASSTLMGQLRNVETQQELFYPSAWHAGAWVLSDVANISPIAATNLTGIVLSGILLPLSIALIAWRLLNNRGLTAQLGAGLAALATMASPVLFWVGNYVGAWPYVAAIGASGIVLALFMSVPAVPVRIFATALAFIGMFQLHPAPATIVIIALLLWWLLQLVWAPSTKVKGFKQGVLIRLKDVGLIAAAGILGVLLVLPQVISGSQQTEDVLAYSAEEAVSRSESWLMALHMETRHVDFFGDIDMTPVLVLAAIGGIVALVWRINLWAPLFYFFSLALTVNSLKPFGDPWGDWLTIIGGLHYSTGHRLIMPVAMFTFAAAGIALAAIIRLICLGPVKKFATVSSVASVVLGLVVAVPLQSWAQDFVEEGSEKTMLAPHDDRMVNDADRAAWDWLSEQPGGREYNIMGDPADGYGWMYAYNGLHSVSRHYAWPAAGEGSATAVLFWWPQLLGTGTDDNPDQINQVDQAARDLNVGFFVLSPWPFWAFQDPNFRMIDQLWNTPGVTPVYQNEQAVVFAVNDMFTDEELDQMREDGNSPEPLPELETKGELGLAETDEEWDEPYYHRPTDAAETGAEAEEDLPYAPDPSKPSFVAPGETTEKPVPTSTKSGQ from the coding sequence ATGCTGATGACAGTTTGGATCGCGGTACTGGTTTTTACCGTTCCAGGATTAGTCGTCTCTTGGGTGTCCGGACTGAAGGTGCCCTGGGCGCTCGCTGCTTCAATTCCTGCAACCTTTGGAATTTACGGTTTTGCAGCTTGGGTGCTGGGCACCATGGATATGCGTTTTGATCTACGCTCCGTCACCATCTCCACCCTTATATTCTTAGTGGTTGCGCTGTTGTGGCGCCTCATTTTTATTGGCGGTTGGGCATTAAAAAAGCGCCGCAAACAACCAGTCGAAGAAACTGAATCTGCCACAGTTAGTGAAGAAACAACAACATCTGCAGATGAAATAACTGAAGAAAATATTGAGCCAGCAGAACCAGCCCAAAAACGTGGTTTCTGGGCTGCAGTTTATGGCTATATGCGCAATGGTGGCATCTTGGATCACCGTTGGTTATTACCTGCCGCTGGTGTGATCACTGGCGCTTGGATCATTATTGACCGCGCCCTGGATCTCCTGCTGTCCACCTCACATGGCCTTGATGATATTTTCCAAGGCTGGGATGTGCACTGGCACGCCTCCACGGTGCGTTTTATTGAGGAAACCGGCATTGCTTCCTCCACCCTCATGGGGCAATTGCGCAATGTTGAAACCCAGCAAGAACTCTTTTATCCCAGTGCTTGGCATGCCGGCGCGTGGGTGCTATCTGATGTTGCCAATATCTCTCCTATTGCAGCAACGAACCTCACCGGCATCGTGCTTTCAGGTATATTGCTGCCACTATCCATCGCGCTCATTGCCTGGCGTTTGCTTAACAACCGTGGTCTCACCGCACAGCTCGGTGCTGGTTTAGCAGCGCTTGCCACCATGGCTTCCCCGGTGTTGTTCTGGGTGGGTAACTATGTGGGTGCTTGGCCATATGTGGCAGCCATTGGTGCATCTGGAATTGTGTTGGCGCTATTTATGTCTGTGCCTGCGGTACCAGTACGTATCTTTGCTACAGCTTTGGCTTTTATCGGCATGTTCCAATTGCACCCAGCTCCAGCAACCATTGTGATCATTGCGCTTTTGTTGTGGTGGCTTCTGCAATTGGTATGGGCGCCAAGCACCAAGGTTAAGGGCTTCAAGCAGGGCGTTTTGATCCGCCTTAAAGATGTTGGGTTAATTGCCGCGGCTGGCATTTTGGGCGTGCTGTTGGTCTTGCCGCAGGTTATTTCTGGCTCCCAACAAACTGAAGATGTGTTGGCCTATTCTGCTGAGGAAGCGGTAAGCCGTAGCGAATCCTGGCTGATGGCTCTGCATATGGAAACTCGCCACGTTGACTTCTTTGGCGATATTGATATGACTCCAGTGCTGGTGCTAGCGGCAATTGGTGGAATTGTGGCCTTGGTGTGGCGCATTAATTTGTGGGCACCGCTGTTCTACTTCTTTAGCTTGGCGCTAACCGTTAACTCACTTAAGCCTTTTGGTGATCCTTGGGGGGATTGGCTGACGATCATTGGTGGCCTGCACTATTCCACTGGTCACCGTCTGATCATGCCGGTAGCCATGTTTACTTTTGCGGCTGCGGGTATTGCACTGGCTGCCATCATCAGGCTTATTTGTTTGGGGCCGGTGAAGAAATTTGCCACAGTTTCCAGCGTCGCCTCGGTGGTTTTGGGACTGGTCGTGGCAGTACCTTTGCAAAGCTGGGCACAGGACTTTGTGGAGGAAGGCTCAGAAAAAACCATGCTGGCGCCACATGATGACCGCATGGTTAATGATGCAGACCGTGCTGCCTGGGATTGGCTGAGTGAACAACCTGGTGGCCGGGAATACAACATTATGGGTGATCCAGCCGATGGATATGGCTGGATGTATGCCTATAACGGATTGCACTCGGTATCGCGTCACTATGCGTGGCCTGCCGCCGGTGAAGGCTCAGCAACTGCTGTGTTGTTCTGGTGGCCACAGCTTTTGGGTACCGGCACAGATGATAATCCTGATCAAATTAATCAGGTTGATCAGGCAGCTCGCGATCTTAATGTGGGATTTTTTGTGCTCAGCCCGTGGCCTTTCTGGGCTTTCCAAGATCCCAATTTCCGCATGATTGATCAGCTGTGGAACACCCCAGGTGTCACCCCGGTTTATCAAAATGAGCAGGCGGTGGTTTTTGCAGTCAACGACATGTTCACTGATGAAGAGCTTGATCAAATGCGTGAAGATGGAAATTCTCCGGAGCCGCTACCAGAGCTTGAAACCAAGGGTGAGTTGGGTCTAGCGGAAACAGATGAAGAATGGGATGAGCCCTATTATCACCGTCCAACTGACGCTGCCGAAACCGGCGCGGAGGCCGAGGAAGATCTGCCTTATGCGCCAGATCCTTCCAAGCCTAGTTTTGTAGCTCCGGGAGAAACCACGGAGAAGCCGGTACCCACCAGCACCAAAAGCGGCCAATAG
- the eccB gene encoding type VII secretion protein EccB, whose translation MANGILMPTTSAQVSGHKFLVRRIEHGLVLGDIRMIHDPLAIRRRALVFGAIACVMLAVGALALALFRPAINPGDAPLIRAESGALYVRLEDKVHPVANLASAQLIVGQLVEPANASDEILAQWPRGVPVGLVDAPGIVSTAENSGQWFACQTAKTGDMHVLAAGSGQLAQPRFLEGRQGWLGASQSANGLDWHLITAEGRRALPAEASEQGRIVRRHLGINAETPRMYLSADMLNNIPQLPDITFPDPLPELISIGTRAWVRSGEGIAPISALTEGMLIDAGSRTTVQPRALLGGYPETAVELHLPAALVEWQDPAVACADGLGRIGSFEEIPAGVALSGNTVATSFISDLPGGVALDSGFGFYLVADSGLRHHIVDSQSLEALGISQVTKVPWSVLRLLPEGSELSRQAALAPMY comes from the coding sequence ATGGCTAATGGGATTTTGATGCCCACAACATCAGCGCAGGTTTCGGGGCATAAATTTTTGGTGCGTCGGATTGAACACGGTCTGGTGCTAGGCGATATTCGGATGATTCATGACCCTTTGGCAATCCGTCGGCGAGCCTTGGTTTTTGGTGCTATAGCCTGCGTGATGTTAGCGGTGGGAGCACTTGCCTTGGCACTTTTCCGGCCCGCAATTAATCCGGGTGACGCTCCACTTATCCGCGCTGAATCCGGAGCGCTTTATGTGCGCTTGGAAGATAAAGTGCATCCGGTTGCCAACCTGGCATCGGCACAATTAATTGTTGGCCAACTTGTGGAGCCTGCCAATGCCAGTGATGAGATTTTGGCACAGTGGCCACGGGGAGTTCCGGTGGGCTTGGTGGATGCGCCGGGAATTGTTAGCACGGCGGAAAATTCGGGGCAGTGGTTTGCCTGCCAAACTGCCAAAACCGGGGATATGCATGTCCTTGCAGCGGGTTCGGGGCAGCTCGCCCAGCCCAGGTTCCTGGAGGGACGCCAGGGGTGGCTCGGGGCGTCGCAAAGCGCAAATGGTCTGGACTGGCACCTGATCACCGCCGAGGGACGTCGTGCGCTGCCCGCGGAGGCGAGCGAGCAGGGGCGAATTGTGCGCCGTCACCTGGGCATTAATGCTGAAACCCCGCGGATGTATCTGAGCGCCGATATGTTAAATAATATTCCGCAGCTGCCCGATATCACCTTCCCAGATCCGCTGCCGGAACTAATTAGCATCGGCACGCGGGCGTGGGTTCGCAGCGGCGAGGGGATTGCGCCGATCAGCGCTTTAACGGAAGGGATGCTTATCGACGCCGGCTCCCGCACCACCGTGCAACCGCGCGCCCTATTGGGCGGCTATCCCGAAACAGCGGTGGAATTACACCTTCCAGCAGCACTGGTGGAATGGCAAGACCCGGCCGTGGCCTGTGCTGATGGTCTAGGACGGATTGGCTCTTTTGAGGAAATTCCAGCTGGGGTGGCCTTATCAGGAAATACCGTGGCCACCAGTTTTATCTCAGATTTGCCTGGGGGAGTAGCCCTGGACAGCGGTTTTGGCTTTTATTTGGTGGCTGATTCTGGGCTGCGCCACCATATTGTGGATAGTCAATCCCTGGAGGCTTTGGGTATTAGTCAGGTAACCAAGGTGCCCTGGAGTGTGTTGCGACTTTTGCCGGAGGGCAGTGAACTTTCTCGACAGGCCGCGCTTGCGCCTATGTATTAG